A single region of the Arsenicicoccus dermatophilus genome encodes:
- a CDS encoding DegT/DnrJ/EryC1/StrS family aminotransferase yields the protein MADFIPPAKPLIGEEEIEAVARVMRSGMIAQGPEVAAFEKEFSEHFKLGRASVAVNSGTSGQHIGMLAAGVKAGDEVIVPSFTFAATCNSVALTGATPVFADIDADDFCLSPRAIEAAITDKTVGIMPVHLYGHPAKMDQIVEIAKKHDLQVFEDAAQAHGASLHGTPVGSFGTFGMFSLYPTKNMTSGEGGMITIADPEIERRARLYRNQGMLQQYHNEVVGLNNRMTDIHAAIGRVQLTKVDAWTAKRQENAAFLSSHLEGVTPPPVAEGAVHVYHQYTIRVADDRDGLAKALKEEYSIGSGMFYPVPNHQLKPFAGTTDDAQLPETMKAARECLSLPVHPSLSQGDLERIVTAVNTLAKAGA from the coding sequence ATGGCTGATTTCATCCCCCCGGCAAAGCCGCTCATCGGCGAGGAGGAGATCGAGGCCGTCGCGCGCGTCATGCGCTCCGGCATGATCGCCCAGGGCCCCGAGGTCGCTGCGTTCGAGAAGGAGTTCTCCGAGCACTTCAAGCTCGGCCGCGCCTCCGTCGCCGTCAACTCCGGCACGTCCGGCCAGCACATCGGCATGCTCGCCGCGGGCGTCAAGGCCGGCGACGAGGTCATCGTCCCGTCCTTCACCTTCGCCGCGACCTGCAACTCGGTCGCGCTGACCGGTGCGACGCCGGTCTTCGCGGACATCGACGCCGACGACTTCTGCCTCTCTCCCCGGGCGATCGAGGCCGCGATCACCGACAAGACCGTCGGCATCATGCCCGTCCACCTCTACGGACACCCGGCCAAGATGGACCAGATCGTCGAGATCGCCAAGAAGCACGACCTCCAGGTCTTCGAGGACGCCGCGCAGGCGCACGGCGCCTCGCTGCACGGCACGCCCGTCGGGTCCTTCGGCACCTTCGGCATGTTCTCGCTCTACCCCACCAAGAACATGACCTCGGGCGAGGGCGGCATGATCACCATCGCCGACCCCGAGATCGAGCGCCGCGCCCGCCTCTACCGCAACCAGGGCATGCTGCAGCAGTACCACAACGAGGTCGTGGGCCTGAACAACCGGATGACGGACATCCACGCCGCCATCGGCCGCGTCCAGCTCACCAAGGTCGACGCCTGGACCGCCAAGCGCCAGGAGAACGCCGCCTTCCTGTCCTCCCACCTCGAGGGCGTCACCCCGCCGCCGGTCGCCGAGGGCGCCGTGCACGTCTACCACCAGTACACGATCCGCGTGGCCGACGACCGCGACGGCCTGGCCAAGGCCCTCAAGGAGGAGTACTCCATCGGGTCCGGGATGTTCTACCCCGTGCCCAACCACCAGCTGAAGCCCTTCGCCGGCACCACCGACGACGCCCAGCTCCCGGAGACCATGAAGGCCGCCCGCGAGTGCCTGTCCCTCCCGGTCCACCCCTCGCTCAGCCAGGGTGACCTCGAGCGCATCGTCACCGCGGTCAACACCCTCGCGAAGGCTGGTGCGTGA
- a CDS encoding acyltransferase — protein MTRDNVRIVDSADVADNAQIGEGSSIWHLAQVREDAVLGTGCIIGRGAYVGTGVHMGDNCKLQNYALVYEPARLEDGVFVGPAVVFTNDHYPRSISPDGTLKRGDDWEAVGVTCKQGASIGARSVCVAPVTIGRWALVAAGSVVVKDVPDFALVAGVPAKRLRWVGKAGVPLEQTGDDEFTCPQTGEKYIQNGETLTEASAATTETE, from the coding sequence ATGACCCGCGACAACGTCCGCATCGTCGACTCCGCCGACGTCGCCGACAACGCGCAGATCGGCGAGGGATCGAGCATCTGGCACCTCGCCCAGGTGCGCGAGGACGCCGTGCTGGGCACCGGCTGCATCATCGGCCGCGGCGCCTACGTCGGCACCGGCGTGCACATGGGCGACAACTGCAAGCTGCAGAACTACGCCCTCGTCTACGAGCCCGCCCGTCTCGAGGACGGCGTCTTCGTCGGCCCCGCCGTCGTCTTCACCAACGACCACTACCCCCGCTCGATCTCGCCGGACGGCACCCTCAAGCGCGGTGACGACTGGGAGGCCGTGGGCGTCACCTGCAAGCAGGGCGCGTCCATCGGTGCCCGCAGCGTCTGCGTCGCCCCCGTCACCATCGGCCGCTGGGCCCTGGTAGCCGCCGGTTCCGTGGTGGTCAAGGACGTGCCCGACTTCGCGCTGGTGGCGGGCGTGCCCGCCAAGCGGCTGCGCTGGGTCGGCAAGGCCGGGGTCCCCCTGGAGCAGACCGGCGACGACGAGTTCACCTGTCCGCAGACGGGTGAGAAGTACATCCAGAACGGTGAGACCCTCACCGAGGCCTCCGCGGCCACGACCGAGACGGAGTAA